The sequence CTAAATTAGTAAGTATTATCAAGGGTTTCATCTGAAGAGGTTTATGCATTAGATCACAACAGTAGGGAAACTTATGTAAATAAGCTTCAAATGATATTGATAATCTATACCATTTGCGCCACATTATTTACATTGTCAGGATCATCCATGTCATTTTCATTAAGTAAAACAGCCATCGCCACACGATGTGCATTGCTTTGCCTCGCGCTTCCCTCACTTTCAGTTATCGCCGACGAACATAACACTTCAGATAATTCTATGGAGCGAATGATTATCACAGGCAGTCGCAGTGTCGAACGCATTGATGAAGTGCCATCTTCGGTCACCTTGATTGACAACAAGATGCTTAAGCAAGATATGCTCGTTAGCTCAGAGCTGCAAAACATACTGGCGTTCCGTGTACCGGGAATGGCACCAAGTTCAGGAACCTCAAGTAACTCAGGACAAACATTACGCGGCCGACAGGCATTGATCATGATTGATGGTGTGCCACAGTCGACGCCACTACGAAACGGTCAATTAGGCATTCGTTCCATCGATGCCGGAGCCATTGAGCGTATCGAAGTGATCAAGGGCGCGACCTCTATTTATGGTAATGGCGCATCAGGCGGCATCATTAACTACATCACTAAGAAGGCCAGTAGCGATGACAAAGCCAGAATCCAGCTAGGTGCATCGAGCAAGTTCAGTGCAGTAAAATTCGAAGATACTCCAGGTTACCGTTTCGATGCCTCCATAGACGGCACAGTCGATAATTTCAGTTATGTATTGAGTGGTGCAATCGAAGAAACAGGTTTACAGCGTGACTCAGAAGGTGATGTTATCGGTCTTAAATACGGGTTATCAGAGACTAAATCTAAGAATCTATTCACAAAGCTCGGTTATGCCTTCGATGAAGAGAAGTATCTGCAGCTGACCTATAACTATTACGATGCTCAACAGGAAGCCGATTATGTGGACGTGGTCGGTAGCGTCAACAGTGGTGTTAAGACCTATGCCATCAAAGATACATCGGGTGTAACTAAGCTCGGTGAACCTCAGGGGCCACGTGGTAATCATAACTTGATGCTGAAATATGTTGATGAAGCATTATTTTCTAACACTCAGCTGACAGTCGATGGCTATGCCCAAGTTATCGAAAATATGTTCTTCTACTCCACACTTCTTTCTAACCCAAGTGAAGGTTATGCCGGCGGCCAATCATTAATTAAATCGGACAAGAAAGGCTTACGGGTAAACTTCAATACACAAGTCGATTGGGATGATGTCGAAGTCAGCTTCATCTATGGCCTTGATGCACTCAACGATGTAAGCTCCCAGCCTCTCGATGACGGCCGAATTTGGGTGCCAGAGATGGACATGACTAACTTAGCCGCCTACTTACAGACTAAAATAGTGCTCTATGATGACTGGATAGTGAAAGCCGGAATTCGTCAAGACAGTGTCGATCTCAGCGTAGATGACTACCAGGCACTGAAACTCTGTATCGCCCCAGATACTTGCTCGGTTCCCATGGATGTAAAAGGCGGTGATATTGATTATGACACCACCACCTTTAATGTCGGGATCAGATATAATATGAATGAGTATTTCAGCCCATTTATGAGCTTCTCTCAAGGATCCGACATATCAGATCTAGGCCAGTTACTTCGCACCGCAACCGTCGATGATATCTCGTTAATCCGCACAGAAGCCTCTATTGTTGACAACTACGAAGTGGGTATTTCGGGACAAATTGCAGACGTTAGCTATGAAATCGCTGCATATCGGAGTAATTCAGAGTTAGGAACGGGTAGCGAATACATTGAGGAGACAGGCGTTTATATGCCTGTTCGTGAGCCACAAAAAATTTGGGGCTATGAAGGACAACTCAATTATCAAATACAAGACAACTTAAGTACCAGCGTCAGCTATAGCTGGATAGAAGGTAAGAATACCGATAAAGATACTTACCTCGACGGTAAGACCATCTCAGCCCCTAAATTCACAGCAACCCTTAACTGGCAACCCCTTGAAGATGCCAGAATCGGCATCAATTACCTCTATGTTGGCGACCGTAAGCGTTTCGAGCCCATAAACGCTAAATACGTCGGTACACAAGGACCTGTCAGCAGCTATAACTTGGTAAACTTAAGCAGCAGCTATCAAATCGACAACTGGCAGTTGTCTCTGGGAGTCGAAAATCTACTGAACGAGGATTATTACTCGGCTCGCTCTCAGGCATACACATTTTCAGGCTACAACACCAAGGGTCTTGGCACCTCTGTGAACCTTGGGGTAAAGGCAACATTTTAGTCGTAATCTCACGATAACTGAAAAGAGGCAAGCAATGGTTTGCCTCTTTGCATTAACAATATGATTATCCTCGTTCAAACCAAACATAATTTAATACCCTGATTTTCCTATCGCAATCAGTCAAAAACTCGGCTACCAGCTATATTTCCAGAGCCTAATATTGAAGAAATAAAATTATTTCATTAGCCTTTGCTAAAGCACGGTCTGTCTTAAACAGGTCCGACATCTAACGCTATTACTCAGTTTACTCCTCAACCGCTAGTTTTAAACACGCCTACAACTCCTGTCTAGCCTGACTTTTAATAGAAAACATAGCTTGATTCAATCAGATTATTGAGATAACAATAATTACAGGCGGTCACTTTTCATACAGACCGCTAACAATAAAATACTAAACAACAAGACGAAGTAACAAGACAGTCAACAACACCCTGGGGAATAATATGAACAGATGGATCTACACTCTTACAATCTTGCTCTTGAGCTTATCAAGTTCATTCAATGTTACGGCCAGCACCTCTACATCGGCGACTAAGTATCCAATAGTACTGGTTCACGGCTTATTTGGTTTTGATGATATCTGGGGGATAGATTACTTCTATCGAATACCTCAAGCACTACAGCAACAAGGGGCTCAGGTATTCGTGGCGAGCGTGTCACCAGCTAATTCCAGTGAGGTGCGGGGTGAACAATTACGCAGCTACGTCCAAGCCGTTCTTGCACAAACCGGTGCTGATAAAGTCAACCTGATTGGTCACAGCCATGGCGGCCCAACCACACGTTACGTTGCCAGTATCAGTCCTGAAATGGTGGCATCGGTAACCTCAATCGGTGGCGTTAACTGGGGCAGCAATGTCGCCGACTTTGTCCGCGGTGCAGTACCAGCCGATTCGGCGATAGAATGGCTTGCTCAACAAGGCTTTAATACTTTAGCGTCTATCATTGCGGGGATCTCCGGTAATAGTGGCCTGCCAGCGGACACCATAGCAGCAATGGAATCACTCACTACCGCAGGCTCTGTCGCATTTAATCAGAACTATCCGGAAGGTATTCCGTCTCAGTATTGCGGCCAAGGTTCAGCACTCGCCGACAACGGTGTTTATTACTTCTCCTGGTCCGGTTCCAGTCAGTTCACCCATGCATTAGATGTCAGTGATTATCCGTTGAGCCTAACAGGTTTACTTTTTGATGAACCTAATGACGGTCTGGTTTCAACTTGTAGCTCTCATTTAGGTCTAGTCATCAAAGATAACTATAAAATGAACCACTTAGATGAGGTGAATCAGACTTTCGGCTTGGTAAGCTGGTTTGAAACGAACCCTGTCACAGTATACAGACAGCACTTAAGCCGTTTAGCCCAGCTAGGACTCTAATCATGAATAACAGAACTAAGCCAAGCCAACGATTCACTAAGCCCATAGGTATATTTGTGCTGATATCGTTAATTTTACTCACCCTTGGCTTGGTTCTGTATCCAGCTTTCACTGCAGAACATCGAAGCTCGTCACCAAAATTAACCAGTAAAACAGGGCAAGAAACCCCATCACTTAAATCACACTCAAGAGATGTTAAACCATCACTGCCGCCTCAAGATATTAGGCATCCATTGATATTGGAGCTGGCGCTAAGATGGACCTTTGATGACATCATCCTAGAGTATCAACAGACTCAAATCCCCCTAGAGCCTAGGCTCATTCAGCTAGCTCAAAGTCTAGCGTTAAACTCGACAGATCAAGCCTATCTTTTAGCCCTATTTTGGCGTTATCGTGACTATCAACTGGCTCTGGTCGAGATAAAAAATCTCAGCCCCAGCATAGATGAAGATATGCAGATTTCCCAGAGCTATGACTTTATTGAACTAACTCATGATAGCCAGTATCGATTTTTCAATGACGAGGAGATTAATGCCTTCTTCGCACAAGACAATGCTTACGACCGACAAGCCATAGCCAGAGTGGCTATCAGGCAAGATACCTCTCTAACCTCGGAGCAAAAAAAGCAATTGCTAGCCCATCAAATCAGTCAGTTAGATGCGTCTGAGCAACAAGCATTACTCCCCAGTCTCCAAGCCGATAAAATTGTCGCATTACTCAATAACAATCAAGTTCAACCACTGGAGATGACACCGGAAGTTTCAGCCAGAGTAGAGAAAGTAAAAATCACAGAAAAGCAATGGAAAGCCCGAGTCAAAAACTATCAAAATTTTCAGCAGACATTAAAGAAAGACTATGAGAATGTGGATGTAAATGCAGAGGAAGATGAGATAAAGATTGAAGCATATCTTAAGCAACATTTTACTTCACAAGAGATAAAACGATTGCAGGTTTTTTTAAGACACCCCAGTCTTCTTGATGCCAGCTAAGCATTTGGTCTGCCCAATATGAAACAAGCCCTTGCGGGCTTGTTTTGCGCTAACAGAGATAACTTATGATTGGTATTAGTCTTTGTCGGCAGGTTTCTTGCCCATTATATCCAGTTTACCTTTCTTGGAGAGTCCGGCAACAGCCATGGTCTGACTACCGACGCTGTCATAGGTAAAATCGATAGACTCGAGCTTAGTATCACCTTTAGGCACACTGATACTGCGACTCGACAGTCCTTTGGTCAATATACCTAAATTGTCCACGGTCTTGCTGGTACCATCACTCATTTTTAATACGACTTTATGCAGGTTCACCGAACCTTGAGTGCATTTTAGCTTGATATGAGTGACGCTTTTCTCACTATAATGAGGAGTAACCGTATCGGTTTCAGTCTTATAATCGACTGTCTTATCTGCAATTTTAACCCACTCTGCAGATGCTAAGCCTTGAAACGAAATCAGCGCTAATGCTAATACTAAGATTCGTGTCATTGAAAATTTCAAAATCCTTCTCCTAAACTTCTATCTTTAAAATTAAACGTTAGGAACGCTTCCCAACATTAAAGAAATAAGTTCATCAAAACGTTGCTGCCTCTGTTCACCAGACTGTTTAAAATCAGTAAAGCCCTGGGCTAATACCCGCCAAACCGGCTGTAACTGATTAGGCTTGAAAAGTGCCACCAGCACGGAACCTTTCTCATACTGTTCGGTGTCGATACCAGTAGTCGATAAGCCAGCCACTAAACCGGCTTTCTTCAAAATTTCGGCATCACTCATATCGGACTCGAGTGCTAAACCAAAACCTAACAGCAAATCTGGAGACTCATCAATAGACACGAGTCGATAACCTTTAGACTCCATCATTTGAGTGATCGCAGTTCGCATATGACGAACGACTTCTTCACTGTCAATTCTCTCATCCGCAACCACATTTTCCAATGAAGGATGCCAGGCAAAACGAGAAGTTTTGTCAGAAATGAAACCGAGATCACCCGTTGTCACCATAGTCGTGCGCATTGGGCTAGTTTCAACGTGGTCAACAGTGACGCAGGCCGTCAAAAATGTGATTAAAAATAAGCAAATTAGTTTTTTGATAGTGAGGTTCCTTTTCGATATCAGCGCTAGGCACTCAACAATTTTTCAATGCCTCAACAATAACCTAGCAAAGGTTAACCTAACCTGACTCATAAGTAACCAAAATTGAAAACATTTGCCCATGGCCTATCTAGAATAATAATCTTAAAATACTGGGCTTAGGATGCTTCACTATAAACCAGATTAAGAAAATGAGTCCCAGTTGCAAGTTTAGCTTCACTGTCTCACCAATTTAGCTAATATAGTTTCCCTGTTTACCCTACAGGTCATATATGGAACTCATTTTAGCTATTGCTCTGTTTGCCTTTTCGTCCGGAATAACCCCGGGCCCAAACAACGTCATGTTGATGAGCTCAGGGGTCAACTTTGGTATAAAACGTAGCTTGCCGCATTTAATTGGCATCTGCCTCGGCTTCCCTTGTATGGTACTCGCCATAGGTTTAGGCATGAGCGCCCTATTCCAGACCTATCCGGTGATTCACTTAGTCATCAAATATATAGGGATAACTTACCTGCTCTACCTCTCATGGCTAATCGCCAATAGCAGCAGTAAAATGGAAGGGAAAGAGACATCGAATCCATTGAGCTTTATACAAGCGGCCGCCTTTCAATGGGTCAATCCAAAAGGCTGGATCATGGCCGTGGGTGCTGTAGCGACCTTCACCAATCTTGATACGTCCTTAACCCCTCAAGTATTAACTATCGCAGCCGTCTTCCTCGGCGCCGCCTTTCCTTGCGCCATCACTTGGCTAGGTTTTGGGGTCGCCCTTAAACGTCTACTCAAAAATGAACGACAACAGAAAATGTTCAACATCTCCATGGCACTCTTACTCGTGGCATCAATTATCCCTATGATCATGCCATAACTGCATGGTGCCTTTAAAAGGGAGATGAAAAGCAAGCTTGCACCTGGCAAGTTTCCTCCTTATCCTTGCCCATCGATGCATCATCAAAACAGATTAAGGCAAGCCCCATGTCACAGCACGAACAAGACAAAGAACTTCAGCTCATCGCTCAACAGACTCAGAATTGGGTAGAGCGGGTAATAATGAAGTACAACATCTGTCCGTTCGCTCGCCGGGAAGTCGAACGGGGCAGCATACGCTACTCGGTCATAGACGAGTCCAAGATGCATAATGTGCTCGAAGCCTTAATAAAAGAGTGTAAGCGGTTAGATGACAATCCAGAATTAGAGACCACACTATTTATCGTCCCCCGTGGTTTCGAAGGCTTCTACCCTTACCTGGATCTGGTCGATGTCGCCAATGACCTACTCATAGAGCAAGGCTATGAAGGTGTTTATCAACTGGCCAGCATGCATCCGGATTACTGTTTCGATGGGGAGCCTATGGATGAGCCATCTAACTATACCAATCGCTCTCCCTACCCCTTGTTGCATATCATTCGAGAATCTAGCATGGAGCAAGCACTAGCCAGCTATGACGATCCGGAATCCATTCCCGAACGAAATATCGAATTTACCCAGCGTAAAGGCAGTGATTTTTTTGCCAAGCTGCTCTCCCAATGCATGGAAAAGTAAGTTTCACAGAGATTCACCAATGAGCGCATAATCTGCTGATAAAATATGCGCTCAAAACCTCTTAATTTAAAAAGTTAGCCGAGTGAAGACTATTTATTGTAAGCCTGCAAGCATTCGACGATAAGCTCCACAAAACCGTCACGATCCACATCGAACAGCACCTTGGCATTAGGCTTATTGCCCGTTAACTGATATCTGTCCACCACTGTCATGCCTTGGGTATACTCTCCCTTAGTCTCTATACCGACCCACACATCTTGGGCAGTAAACAGCTCAGGTTTCAGCAGCCAGGCTATGGTGCAAGGGTCGTGCAGAGGTGCGCCCTTGAGTCCCCACTTAGGATCCTGATGATAGATCATGAAGAAATCCAATAGACCCGCGACGCACTGAGCCACCGGATTATCTATGGCGCGAATTCGTTCTATATCTTGATCCACGATATAAGCTTGGTGAGTCACATCCAGCCCACACATGACGATGGGAATACCTGATTTAAACACCATATCGGCCGCTTCAGGGTCGACAAAAATATTAAACTCGGCGGCCGGCGTCCAGTTACCCGCAGCCGCAGCGCCCCCCATCAAGACAATGCTGTCTATCTTAGCGTGCAATTCGGGGTGGCTGGCTAACAGCAAGGCGATATTGGTCAAAGGGCCCGTAGGATTGAGGATCACCGGCACCTTAGTGGCGCGAATTTTCTGCGCCATTAACTCCACCGCATTGAGCTCAACCGGAGCAAAACCAGGATCAGGTAACTTAGGGCCATCTAGGCCTGACTCGCCGTGCACATTGTCGGCAATGATCAACTCCCTCGCCAAAGGTTTAAGCGCGCCACCAGCCACGGGCACCTCATATTGCCCCAGTAAAGTCAGTATGCGCAGCGCATTATTGAGTGTCTTATCTGGTGTCTGATTGCCGGCACTCGTGGTCACTGCCAACACATCCAAGGCTCTAGTACTGAAAGCAAGAATAAGGGAGATGGCATCATCATGGCCTGGATCGCAATCACAGATAATGGGACGACTCGTCATATTATTTACTCCTGAAAAATCAAAGTGAATCTAGCTGAACGAATAGTAACATTTTAAGAGTTTACCTAAGGTTAAAGATAATTCAGTGAGTCAGCCAGCAACCTAAAGAGATATGAACTAATCCGAGTCATAATGATTTAGTCATAGGAATACACATAAGGTCGATACCACTAGGATGTCGCCATTGAGTCTCATCTCCGGCGATATAGCCTAAATTTTGATAAAAACCAGCTGCATTTAATGAAGAGGATAACGATAAAGTCTTCACGCCCGCTTTTTTAGCCTGCACTTCAAGCTTGGCGGCGAGTAACTTACCTATGCCCATACCGACGGCCTCCGCGTCAACAAAAACAGCCTCTAATCGACATTGGGCAGCATCGACAAAGCCAAACCCAAGAACCCTCTCTTGAGTCTCTGCCTGAGTACCACTAACACTTTTACCCAGACACTCAGCGCCTTGTTCTCCGTTTGATGAGTCAAGCGTTTCAATAGCAACTATTCCGCCGAGAGATAACAAGATCTCAGTGAAGGTTTCCGGCATAGATGAACTGGCCCAAGTTTCACATTCAAACTTGGTATAGTGGCTCGCGCAGCCCACTAAGATTGCGCTGGTCCTTAGTTGCCATATACGCTGTATGTCATTTTTGGTCACGGCTCGCGTGGTGATCATGGCTTCTCCTTTAGTTGACTGCTTTTTAACTGAATATAAAAAGCTTAGGAGCTTAATTTCACAGCTATTCTCATCTGAGTCAATCTAGCGCCTAGTGAACTCGCCCATTAAAATGCAGTAAGATTGCGCAAACTATCTCAGTCTTATGGCTTCTTGCCTCTGATTAGGTGACTTTTGCGCTGGGTAACCGTAGTATTTGCCACAATATATTTTCTTCTGTTCAACAACTTCTTTGATTAAAAAAATAGAGTATCAAATGGCTAAAAAGTTTTATGTGGTATGGGTAGGACGTGAAACAGGGATTTTTACTACTTGGGATGAAGCCAAGCGCCAGGTCGATAAATTTCCTAAGGCTAAGTACAAATCCTTTAAAACAAAAGCCGAAGCCGATGCCGCATTTTCAAAAGGTGCATCGAGCACCTATGCTGCTAAACCAGCTAATACCTCTAGCCCAAGTAAGAGTCACAGTGCACCAACAAGCAAAACATCAGCCTCTAACGCTGACTATGATGTGGTTATCTACACCGATGGTGGCTGTGAGCCCA is a genomic window of Shewanella psychrophila containing:
- a CDS encoding TonB-dependent receptor — translated: MSFSLSKTAIATRCALLCLALPSLSVIADEHNTSDNSMERMIITGSRSVERIDEVPSSVTLIDNKMLKQDMLVSSELQNILAFRVPGMAPSSGTSSNSGQTLRGRQALIMIDGVPQSTPLRNGQLGIRSIDAGAIERIEVIKGATSIYGNGASGGIINYITKKASSDDKARIQLGASSKFSAVKFEDTPGYRFDASIDGTVDNFSYVLSGAIEETGLQRDSEGDVIGLKYGLSETKSKNLFTKLGYAFDEEKYLQLTYNYYDAQQEADYVDVVGSVNSGVKTYAIKDTSGVTKLGEPQGPRGNHNLMLKYVDEALFSNTQLTVDGYAQVIENMFFYSTLLSNPSEGYAGGQSLIKSDKKGLRVNFNTQVDWDDVEVSFIYGLDALNDVSSQPLDDGRIWVPEMDMTNLAAYLQTKIVLYDDWIVKAGIRQDSVDLSVDDYQALKLCIAPDTCSVPMDVKGGDIDYDTTTFNVGIRYNMNEYFSPFMSFSQGSDISDLGQLLRTATVDDISLIRTEASIVDNYEVGISGQIADVSYEIAAYRSNSELGTGSEYIEETGVYMPVREPQKIWGYEGQLNYQIQDNLSTSVSYSWIEGKNTDKDTYLDGKTISAPKFTATLNWQPLEDARIGINYLYVGDRKRFEPINAKYVGTQGPVSSYNLVNLSSSYQIDNWQLSLGVENLLNEDYYSARSQAYTFSGYNTKGLGTSVNLGVKATF
- a CDS encoding esterase/lipase family protein produces the protein MNRWIYTLTILLLSLSSSFNVTASTSTSATKYPIVLVHGLFGFDDIWGIDYFYRIPQALQQQGAQVFVASVSPANSSEVRGEQLRSYVQAVLAQTGADKVNLIGHSHGGPTTRYVASISPEMVASVTSIGGVNWGSNVADFVRGAVPADSAIEWLAQQGFNTLASIIAGISGNSGLPADTIAAMESLTTAGSVAFNQNYPEGIPSQYCGQGSALADNGVYYFSWSGSSQFTHALDVSDYPLSLTGLLFDEPNDGLVSTCSSHLGLVIKDNYKMNHLDEVNQTFGLVSWFETNPVTVYRQHLSRLAQLGL
- a CDS encoding lipase chaperone family protein, giving the protein MNNRTKPSQRFTKPIGIFVLISLILLTLGLVLYPAFTAEHRSSSPKLTSKTGQETPSLKSHSRDVKPSLPPQDIRHPLILELALRWTFDDIILEYQQTQIPLEPRLIQLAQSLALNSTDQAYLLALFWRYRDYQLALVEIKNLSPSIDEDMQISQSYDFIELTHDSQYRFFNDEEINAFFAQDNAYDRQAIARVAIRQDTSLTSEQKKQLLAHQISQLDASEQQALLPSLQADKIVALLNNNQVQPLEMTPEVSARVEKVKITEKQWKARVKNYQNFQQTLKKDYENVDVNAEEDEIKIEAYLKQHFTSQEIKRLQVFLRHPSLLDAS
- a CDS encoding DUF4136 domain-containing protein, which encodes MRTTMVTTGDLGFISDKTSRFAWHPSLENVVADERIDSEEVVRHMRTAITQMMESKGYRLVSIDESPDLLLGFGLALESDMSDAEILKKAGLVAGLSTTGIDTEQYEKGSVLVALFKPNQLQPVWRVLAQGFTDFKQSGEQRQQRFDELISLMLGSVPNV
- a CDS encoding LysE family translocator, which codes for MELILAIALFAFSSGITPGPNNVMLMSSGVNFGIKRSLPHLIGICLGFPCMVLAIGLGMSALFQTYPVIHLVIKYIGITYLLYLSWLIANSSSKMEGKETSNPLSFIQAAAFQWVNPKGWIMAVGAVATFTNLDTSLTPQVLTIAAVFLGAAFPCAITWLGFGVALKRLLKNERQQKMFNISMALLLVASIIPMIMP
- a CDS encoding DUF1415 domain-containing protein, whose translation is MSQHEQDKELQLIAQQTQNWVERVIMKYNICPFARREVERGSIRYSVIDESKMHNVLEALIKECKRLDDNPELETTLFIVPRGFEGFYPYLDLVDVANDLLIEQGYEGVYQLASMHPDYCFDGEPMDEPSNYTNRSPYPLLHIIRESSMEQALASYDDPESIPERNIEFTQRKGSDFFAKLLSQCMEK
- the rihA gene encoding pyrimidine-specific ribonucleoside hydrolase RihA, coding for MTSRPIICDCDPGHDDAISLILAFSTRALDVLAVTTSAGNQTPDKTLNNALRILTLLGQYEVPVAGGALKPLARELIIADNVHGESGLDGPKLPDPGFAPVELNAVELMAQKIRATKVPVILNPTGPLTNIALLLASHPELHAKIDSIVLMGGAAAAGNWTPAAEFNIFVDPEAADMVFKSGIPIVMCGLDVTHQAYIVDQDIERIRAIDNPVAQCVAGLLDFFMIYHQDPKWGLKGAPLHDPCTIAWLLKPELFTAQDVWVGIETKGEYTQGMTVVDRYQLTGNKPNAKVLFDVDRDGFVELIVECLQAYNK
- a CDS encoding GNAT family N-acetyltransferase, which produces MITTRAVTKNDIQRIWQLRTSAILVGCASHYTKFECETWASSSMPETFTEILLSLGGIVAIETLDSSNGEQGAECLGKSVSGTQAETQERVLGFGFVDAAQCRLEAVFVDAEAVGMGIGKLLAAKLEVQAKKAGVKTLSLSSSLNAAGFYQNLGYIAGDETQWRHPSGIDLMCIPMTKSL